A genome region from Macaca fascicularis isolate 582-1 chromosome 3, T2T-MFA8v1.1 includes the following:
- the S100B gene encoding protein S100-B, whose protein sequence is MSELEKAMVALIDVFHQYSGREGDKHKLKKSELKELINNELSHFLEEIKEQEVVDKVMETLDSDGDGECDFQEFMAFVAMVTTACHEFFEHE, encoded by the exons ATGTCTGAGCTGGAGAAAGCCATGGTGGCCCTCATCGACGTTTTCCACCAATATTCTGGAAGGGAGGGAGACAAGCACAAGCTGAAGAAATCCGAACTGAAGGAGCTCATCAACAATGAGCTTTCCCATTTCTTAGAG GAAATCAAAGAGCAAGAGGTTGTGGACAAAGTTATGGAAACACTGGACAGTGATGGAGATGGCGAATGCGACTTCCAGGAATTTATGGCCTTTGTTGCCATGGTTACCACTGCCTGCCACGAGTTCTTTGAACACGAGTGA